The following DNA comes from Schistocerca piceifrons isolate TAMUIC-IGC-003096 chromosome 3, iqSchPice1.1, whole genome shotgun sequence.
AGATGTTTCTTACGCAGTTTGCTGTTTTGCTAGGCTACCATGTTCATGAATGGTACAATGATGTGATGTCATGTTACATCTGCCTTGTTTTTATGCTTCCTGGTGATGTATCAGTTGGCATTAAGGAGATTAGTACTGCAATAACAGGGTCCTTGCGTAAATGTTTGCAGAGTACACCAATATGCTGCTAATTTATGGTGAAGCTTGGTGTAATGGAAGAGAAGCTCAACCTCTGTACCACAAGTACTTTCCACATCCTGTGACGCCATCTCATTCCATGTTTGCCACAGTAgagcaacagctgcagaaaatttgGAAATACACAAGCAATAGGGCaaactgtggtgctccaagaaggCGATGCATTGTCATATTGGAAGAGGAAGTGATTCATCAAGTTGAAGAGAATCCAATGACGTGTACTCGAGCCATTGCACGTGACTTACATGTGTCTCACTCGTCTGTCTGCCATGTACTACATAAACAGCAACTCCACCCATATCACTCTCAGAAAGTACATACCATGCTTCTGGCAGATTTTGTGCTACATGTCAATTTCTGTACATGGTTTTTACGCCATTGCGTTGATTGTCCTCAGTTTCCAAGGAAAATTTTGTTCACTGACATAGCGCATTTCAACACTGTGtttgaatgctcgaaatagccacaTTTGGGATACAGGAAACCCCAAACACATGTGTACACGAAGAATTCAGCACACCTTtgcatctgcgtctacatctacatggtttcgctgcaattcacacttaagtgcctggcaaagggttcatcgaaccattttcatactacttctctaccattccactctcgaattgtgcgtgggaaaaaggaacacctaaatctatccatttgagctctgatttctcttattttattatgatgatcatttctccctacgtaggcgggtgTCATTAAAATATTAACGCATTCATAAGaggaagtttgtgattgaaatttcgtaaatagatctcgccgcaaagaaaaccgcctttgtttcagtgactgccaccccaactaacgtatcatatcagtgacactcacccctattgcgcgataacacgaaacgagctgccattctttgcagtttttcgatgtcctccgtcaatcctacctgtaaggaccccataccgcgcagcagaggacggacaagtgtaatgtaggctgtctctttagtgggtttgtcgcatcttctaagtgttctgccaacaaagtgcagtctttgtttctccttccccacaatattatctatgtggtctttccaatttaagttactcgtaattgtaattcctaggtatttagtcaaattgcagcccttagatttgtgccatttaccgtatacccaaaatttatcggatttcttttagtacccatatggataacctcgcacttttctttgtttagtgctaattgccacttttcacaccatacagaaattctctctagatcattttgtaattggaattgatcgcctgTTGTTTTTACtaggtcatctgcaaacaatctaagggggctgctcagattatcgcctagatcattcatataaatcaggaacatcagagggcctatggcaataccttgcggaacgccagatatcacttctgttctactcgatgatttaccatctatcactatgaactgtgacctctctgagaggaaatcacgaatccagtcacacaactgagatgatactccatatgcacgcaatatgattactagtcgcttgtgaggaacggtatcaaaagccttctggaaatttaggaatatggaatcgatctgagatcccttgttgacagcactcattacttcatgggaataaatagctagctgtgttgcacaagaacgatattttctgaatccgtgttggttatgtatcaataagtcattttcttcacgtTGATTCATAATGTTCGGTTATACAgtttatgctccaaaatcctactgcaaattgagatcagggatatgggtctgtaattcagtgggttactactatttcccttcttgaacattggtgtgacctgtgctactttccagtctttaggaacagaccttccatcaagtgagcagttgtatgtgattgctaagaaaggcgctattgtgtctgtatactcagagaggaacctgactggtataccatctggactggatgacttgcctttcttaagtgatttgagttgttttgcaacatctaatatatctacttttatgtcactcatgctatcagccgttctggtttcgaattctggaatatttacttcgtcttcttttgtgaaggaattactgaaaactgtatttagtaactccacttcaatggcaccatcattggtaacatttccatcgctatcgcacagtgacggtattgactgtttttttgccactggtgaactttacatacgaccagaatctctttgggttttctaccatattttgagacaatatttcattgtggaaactattaaaagcatctcgagaTTCCGTAAAACGTGGCCAGTCTTgacgattttgcgttcttctgaatttggcatacttgtttcgttgcttctgcaacggtggtctgacgtgttttgtgtaccatggtggatcagtcccgtcccTTATTAACTTatacggtatgaatctatctattgctgtctatactgtatctttgaacttgagccatatctggtctacacttacgtaattagcttggaaggaatggagagtctctctcttaggaaggcatcaagcgaatttttatatgCTGTTTGAAATAGATATATTTTCCGttaatttttagtggttttggttgatatggttttgagcctcgctacaatgaccttgtgttcactaatccttttatctgtcatgacgctctctattagatcaggattatttgtggctaagaggtcaagtatgttttcgcataATTGGCATCAGTGTCTGGGCAGGTGTTTACAatggtcatgtgattgggccatACATCCTTCTTCCCTACCTAATGGGTGCCAGGTACTTGATATTCCTGCAACAAGCGCTGGTGGAGTTTTTGAAAAATGTGCCACTGGACAGTCGCTACAAATAGTGGTTCTAGCATGTGGTGCAGCAGTACATTTTGCAGTTTGCTTCCAAAACTTACTGAACGTAGTCTATGGGAACAGGTGGACTGGTCGAGGTGGACCACTGTGTGGCAATCAAGATTTCCAGGCTTAACCACTTTGGACTTTTCTTGTGAGTCACGTGAAGGGTCCTGTGTATGAGACCACTGTCCAGGCGGAGGAAGATCAGGTTTCACAGATAATGGCTGCAGCAGAAGTCATTAACCATACACTGTGCAAGTTGCACAGAGTTTATGCAAACTTACTGCGCAGATGCAATGTGTGCACCGAATCTGGTGGTCGTCATATTGAAAAGCTGTTGTAATATTACAGTAATTAGAAGTGAAATCTGTACAtcttgttttccttgtaacataGAAATGAACTTTTTCCAGACGTGGGTTCCTATGCTAAACTTAATCTTCTGAGTTCCCTCTACaacttctagaagtgtgtaacgtgaattatgaaacaccctgtatatccactatTCTACATTTTCCAAACGAAGcacacatttgtttcattttaatgtacgTTTATTGTATCTCCTGGTCCACATAAATTGTAAATTAAGTCACACCTATGAGGTAGCGTTGTAACTACTGTGTTTCGAGATTTATTTACTTCTATAAACTTTTTCAGATGTGCTAAGCAATTTTGTGCCTTATTTCTCGCAATATCGTTGGCACCAGCTGTGCACACGGCATATTGATTTTCGTCTTTCATTTTTCCCTGCAGATCGACATCGGTAAAATTTTTCATACAAGCACTtggttttattatttcaaatgcttGGAAGTCTTTGTTCTGTCTTGTGAGGTTCTCAGGAAGTTTCTGTCATGGCTGTCTATTATGAAAAGAACACTGAAGTTTTTACCTGACAGTTTTTGGTACACCTGTCAGTATCTCTCACTGTCgtttcatttctttccccacaaTTTAATGTTCAACTTTCACTTGCTTCTGTATTAATTCCAGTCCATTTATTTGAGAGAGTCTGACTATCACCCAGAAATGTACCTTATTTTCCTAATGATAACAGGTCGCTCTTTCCAGATGTCGGTGTTTTCATATTCATAATTGCAAAAATTCTGTTATCGCACAAAACTGTACGCAATTCTTGTGACAGTTGACGCTTTCCATTTCACTCATTAGGAGATTTATGGTTTGTTGAAGATTACCTATACGATCAGTTAACTTTCTGGTTTCGTCACACACTGTTTTTACTGGTATAATTTTCGCTTGTTTCGCACAAACACAACGTGAGCCTATAGAAAGCGCCATCTTGTTCTAAAGAAACTGTTTTGAATCacattcacacttttacttataaaatactttattaaaatatacatatgttcactttacaaaagacacacaaagactatctattgcgcctcatcactcacgcatatatacacaaacatagctgtcaccacaatcgatacttctcgaacatactcgatataacttattctagaacgatggtctggaactttctcatatccgatataaatgtattacataattccaacacacctccttacatttatatcgcgatgtttaacatattcctaattttaatgaatttttctttacataacgactttgtgaatatatctgcaacattttcatttgaatatactttaacaatatcaatgagtccctgtaaataatactcattcacaaaatggtaatgcacttctatgtattttgaattctttgtaaaattaccaaactttgctatatttaatgctcctgaattatcttcatatatgacaataggtttttcaaatttaacattaaaaatgtctaaaatatcatGCACAAGTTTCTCCTCGCTTACAGCTTCAGACAATGCTACATATTCTGCGAAAGTTGAAGCCTTTGTAACACTCGCttgttttcttgacttccaaaatacaacattaccaaataatctaattacataaccagaagttgactttctatccacactatcacctgcccaatctgaatccacaaaacaatctaatatctcagcactttcattcctacaatagtttaatttcaaatctttagttaaatataaatatttcaaaattctcaaagcATATTTAAAATGAGTACTACTGTAACAACTTTGGAATCTGCTCAAGTAATTCACACTATAGCTAATATCTGGTCTAGTACCCAAACTTACATACAAGAGTGCACCTATCAAGTTTCTATATCTAACGTCATTACAATCTTCATACGCTGGTTCTAACTTTAAATTTACTTCCATTGGAGTTTTGTACAAGATCGAATCTTCAATTTTATATTTCGCAGCTAATgaatcaatatatttttcttgactcaaactcataactcttgtttcacaatcataattaatatcgatgccaagatatctttttacctcacctaaatctttcatattaaatcgTTTTGACAAAAAGTTCttaatcttaacaattttttcttttctcacacagcaaatgagcaaatcgtcgacaaaaataatcaaataaatcaagacatctcCATCTCGCAATACATAAAGACAATAATCATATTTACTCCTTTTAAAACCTAAACTTCTTAAAAAATCGTCAAAACAATTGTACCAAGCTCGTGAGCTTTCTCGCAAACCATACAATGCTTTATACAATTTACAGATTCTATCCGTACCATCATCATATCCTCTTGGCTGCTTTACATAAACTTcagataaaactttacaatttagaaacgcagtctccacgtccatttgttctataaccaaaccttcttgacaacagtatgacaacaaaatctttgatgtttgcatattggttactggagaataaatatcctcaacgacttctttttgttgaaaacccctgacaactaatcttgctttgtaaacactttctggtttctttgtgaaaacccactttacatcaatggcttctttatcaacttgtttatctactaattcccatgttttgtttttgttcaaacaATCAATTTCCTTACTCATCGCTTTTTCCCAATAATTTGATTCGGCGCTGTTAATCGCCTCCTCAAAGCTTTCCGGACTATTTGCACTGcaaaagtttacataaataaaattgctgtaaacataatcatttaatatttttggttttctttctctagatgatctcctcaactcaagtactttctctggttcatgattatgagaaagcttttcatttttctcaatttccttctgtttttctattagttcagtttcattttctatacTTTCGTGTTCAGAATCACTAGAATATTCACTTACTGAATCATAATCTTTAAATCCAATACATTGAACACCACTTTCAACAATGTCCACATGTCGAGCAACaactatcttattatttattagcactctgtagcctacttcacaataacccattaaaacccccaaatcggctttcctatcccatttcgacttcctcagttgctcaggtactcttacaaaaactctactcccatacaacttcaaatgattaacattaggtcttttccccagtaatatctcataaggagttttcttttcaatggtgttagctaaagttctgtttttgaggtacgCTGCTGCACAAACCACTTCAGGCCAAAATCTTGTGTCTACTCGCGCTTCGGCTAGCAGACACCGAGACGTGTCCATGATGGAGCTGTTATACCTTTCAGCAGTACCATTAAGCTCATGCACATAAGGTGGacaagcattcaatacaattcctttttatctcacaaattcatagacattttcatttaaatattccttcccattgtcacatcttatctttttaacagttttcccagtgagattctcaacttcattaatatactctacaaaacaattgtatacttgatctttagattttatggtgtaaacacgagctgccttactgtaatcatcaatgaaagaaagaaaatatctttccccatgcattccagtagttgagtgaggcccatttagatctgtgtgaacaatttctaagatttcttttgctttggttctattatttttaaaaggaacattatgcattttgttttcgatacagattttacatttcataaattctgattctagttctgaaggaaccccatctaacaattgatgtttacataaagtatttagataattgaaattaacatgtcccaaaatgcggtgccatttttcctttgttgtcatattattgtctttactcataacattaacattaacttctcctttattaatagtactactcattttatacaaccgactctctttccatgcaatcgcaatcaatccattagctttatcaaaaattttagcattattccctaccgatacaattttgtgattatctgtaattttggcataactgatcaaatttttgtctatgtcttttacaaagaaaacatctcgcatattaattggaaccatttgatcatagacaggaaaattactaattacattaccaactttagtagcttgcaaaatttttccatcagcaatttttacatttataggttgttttaaagttatactcttagaaaaatattcctcattattaataacatgatcagtacagccactgtctaataaccaattgatttgaatttgattgttgttacttgactctactgttctattttgatctatcatagaattaacctctgttataaaactactcatacCATGATCACTCTGATGGTAACCTTGCCTGCTGTGATGCCGACCGCTGCTAAAACCATGCTGCTCTCCTCGACCATGTTGCCTGCTGCCATAACCTCCACGCTGTATGTTGCCGTAATTTGCACGCTGTACATTGCAtatttccattacctctgtcgctactttgaaaatgtactccacgatgccatgtgcctctgttacttgttcttccctggttacaatcacgtttgaagtgacctgctttgccgcatcgataacatacttgctcctgatttcttgaattcaattttctttctgtgtgaaatgcatttgattttacctcttcatttccagtttttgcacTCAATAATTGAATCTTACTTTTAACGTATTCAACTGTCTGGTCCTCTTCCTTCAAGACGTCCACTAAGACCCAATATAGCTCATTGACTCTGGTAACGTTCGCAGCACataatttaacttctccttttctgttactttagcgcctgcagatttcagctcatttacagttttttcaaatgcactgaaaaatgtccccgtatcactgtaatcacttaacctcaatttgtccaacttgtttctgcataatatttgaagggctgtagactctttcgaatataattcatcaaatttcttcatgatctcGAAAGCACTTTCTCTGTCATTCACGAATTCTAGTTGCTTATTTGTGATTGCACCATAAATATAGTTGATAGCCTTCAAGTCCACTTCATCCCACGTTTCGTTGTCTGAGCTCACTTTTGCCCTCGTAGTCACTGTATggcatttcttcatttttaggtaCATGATTATCCACTGCTTCCAGTTCCCATAGTCCTCGCCATCAAATAGTTATATCAGCCATGTCGAACTTTCTGAATAATACGCGATggccacaatataatatttaacttctacttttcttttcaagaaccacgctctgctaccatgttttgaatcacgttcacacttttacttataaaatactttattaaaatatacatatgttcactttacaaacgcatatatacacaaacatagctgtcaccacaatcgatacttctcgaacatactcgatataacttattctagaacgatgttctggaactttctcatatccggTATAAATGGATTACATAATTCCAACAGAAACAATGACTGCTTGCGAAATagctgtaaaacaaagcgtaggactATGGAGAGAGTGATGTTAAGTGCACTGGATTTGTCTTTCAGAAGGTCAATATATGGACCCTTCAACCACTACCATACTTGATGTTGTGGAAAGACAtcccacaaaacccaaagaaattctggccacATGTTTCGGCTGTCAGTGTACAAAAGTTAGTATCCAAAGACTCATTGGTGGCACAAGAGTAGATATTGATGGAAAACAAAGCCAAAGCAGAAACgatgaactctgttttcaaatgttcctttacaaagggtaATTCATGAATGCTGCACCAGCTTGACTCTCACATCATTGCACATGTGATGTATTAGTGTTAGAGGTGTTAAGACTCAGCTGAAGTCACAAATCATTAAAACTGAGCATGGGTCCaatttattacacacatcaaaaaaagttttgcatcaccccagttcccagaaatcctgaagatagacgttgactgtggatacagatacagtccctctgactgttcagagataccactaaacctgcccaaagatgtaaacaaccatgcatgatcagcacctattagacggagggggcccgacagctgatcagttcgagtcattccaccagggaggaggtacacagctgttgttgtttgtagttcaaccatgtctagatggtCAATACATCCACATTgtcactttatgccaggaagggctctcaagaagggaagtgtccaggcgtctgagcgatgttgttcggacatggaggagatacagagaaacaagaactgtcgatgaaatgcctcgctcatgccgcccaagggctactactgcagtggatgaccgaaaCCTATGGATTATGTCTCGGAATgaatctgacagcaacgccatcaggatgtcatgttacaactaaaactgtgtgcaataggctgcatgatgcacaacttcactcccgacgtccatggtgaggcccatctttgcaaccacgacaccatgcagtgtggtacagatgggcccaacaacatactggatggaccactcaggattggcatcacgttcacttcaTTGATTAGTgttgtatatgccttcaaccaggcagttGTTGGAGACATGTTTGTAGGCAACCTGGTCAGTCTGAacaccttagacatactgtccagcgagtgcagcaaggtggaggttccctgttgt
Coding sequences within:
- the LOC124790091 gene encoding uncharacterized protein LOC124790091 codes for the protein MGYCEVGYRVLINNKIVVARHVDIVESGVQCIGFKDYDSVSEYSSDSEHESIENETELIEKQKEIEKNEKLSHNHEPEKVLELRRSSRERKPKILNDYVYSNFIYVNFCSANSPESFEEAINSAESNYWEKAMSKEIDCLNKNKTWELVDKQVDYLVMLYFGSQENKRVLQRLQLSQNM